CAGAATTTCCAGACAACAAAGACTCAAGCATCGAAAATCTGGCCGGATTGTTCGGCATTGAGGCTCTTGGCGAAGACTACCAAGAGGAAGCTTTCATTAGAAGAATGAAACGAAAGAAAAGAAAAAAACGAAAAAGCTAAGCTATGCAAAACGAAGATGATGTAAGAGCCCTCGCCAAAATTATTGAGCTAATCAGGGCAGTGAGTATCCTCATTTCAATATTTCATATTTACTGGTTTTGTTACGAGATCCTAGTTGAGTTTCATGCAACAGTTGGCATCATCGATAAAATTCTGCTGAATTTTCAGAAATATACCGAAATCTTTTCAATGCCAATCTGGTCGAAGCTGGCAAGTTTTGTTTTATTAGCGATTTCCTGTCTGGGCATACGAGGTGTAAAAACGGAGAAGGTAACCTGGACCAAGATTACGATATTTCTCGTTTTCGGATTAGGTTTCTATTTCTTAAATGGTTTTATGCTGAAACTTCAAACTTCATTATTGGCTAAAAGTATTCTTTACATTTTATCGTTGTCAATTGGGTATGTCCTACTTTTGAAATCGGGATTATGGATGAGTCGCTTATTAAAAAATAACCTGATGCAGGATGTTTTTAACGACGAAAACGAATCATTTATGCAGGAAATGCAATTAATGGAGAACGAATACTCAGTAAACCTCCCCACACGGTTTAAACATAAGGGGACGAACTACGATGGCTGGATTAATGTGGTGAATCCTTTCCGGGCAAGTATTGTCTTGGGTACTCCGGGAAGCGGTAAATCTTATGCTATTGTAAATAACTACATCAGGCAGCAAATTCAAAAGGGTTTTAGCATGTACATTTACGATTTTAAGTTTGACGATCTGAGCGTAATTGCTTACAATACACTATTGAAAAACATAAACAGATACGACGTACCTCCGAAATTTTATGTAATAAATTTTGATAACCCGGAACGTAGTCACCGCTGTAATCCCATTGCTCCTGAATTTATGACTGATATTGCGGATGCTTATGAATCAGCTTACACAATAATGCTTAACCTGAATAAAACCTGGATTCAGAAACAAGGGGATTTCTTTGTTGAATCGCCAATTATTCTTTTGGCTGCTATTATCTGGTACCTGAAGATTTATAAAAACGGGAAGTATTGCACTTTTCCCCATGCAGTGGAATTTTTGAATAAGAAGTATGCTGACATTTTTACCATTCTGACTTCTTATCCAGAGTTGGAAAATTACCTCTCGCCTTTTATGGATGCCTGGGAAGGCGGAGCACAAGACCAATTGCAGGGGCAGATTGCCAGTGCTAAAATCCCATTATCGAGGATGATCTCACCACAACTCTACTGGGTGATGTCTGGCAACGATTTTACTTTAGATATTAATAATCCAAAAGAACCAAAGATTCTTTGCGTTGGTAATAATCCGGACCGCCAGAACATTTACTCTGCAGCACTGGGATTATATAATTCCCGCATCGTAAAACTCATCAATAAAAAGGGACAGTTAAAAAGTTCCGTAATTATAGATGAGCTTCCAACCATTTATTTCCGTGGATTGGACAACCTAATTGCGACAGCAAGAAGCAATAAAGTTGCGGTATGTTTGGGATTTCAGGATTTTTCGCAGCTAAACCGGGATTATGGCGACAAGGAAGCTAAAGTAGTGATGAATACCGTGGGAAATATTTTTAGCGGCCAGGTGGTTGGTGAGACTGCCAAAACCTTGTCGGAACGGTTTGGTAAAGTCCTTCAAAAACGCCAGTCTATGACCATTAACCGGCAGGATAAATCCACCTCTATTAACACTCAAATGGATACCTTAATTCCAGCTTCGAAAATAAGTAACCTTACACAGGGAACTTTTGTAGGTGCCGTTTCGGATAACTTTGACGAACGTATTGAGCAAAAGATTTTCCATGCAGAAATTGTAGTTGACAACGAGAAAGTTGCCAGAGAAACAAAGAACTATAAGCCGATCCCGGTTATCACAAATTTTACCGATAAAGAAGGGAAAAGCCAGCTTCAACAGGAAATTAATTTCAATTATTCACGCATCAAAAGCGAAACAGCGCAGATTGTTGTGGATGAATTGGAAAGGATTAAAAACGATCCGGGATTGGGGCATTTAATAAAAAATTAACTACCGTTTATCGGTTTTAGACGATCAATAGGCAACACTGCCAATTATATTGTTTTACTCTTTTTTTAAGTTCCATTTATCAACTAAAGATTTATGGCTTTAAAATTTAAAAAAAAATTAACTGCGATTGTATTATAATTTAAGCCGTTTTTTTTGTGTATCGGCACTCATAAACTCAAACACAGCATCATAATCTTCAATCAAAAAGTTCGACACCTCTCCGCTTGGGATCACCAAAGCAGGGATTTTATCAGAAATGATGGAATCCCTTTTTTATTTCCGTCCAGAGCCTACGCTATTTATGGGGTTGGAGAAAAAGAATTTATCTTTGTGTTTCGAGCGTGGTCTGTTTTTAGGTTCTAGTAGATTCCTTTCAGAAATATCGAATTCTAAAAACCTTTTTACTGAATATGCTACAAAAAACTGAATGAATAGTTAAGTATCATGCTGCTAATTTTTGATTGTTATTATTTATTTTAAATTCTTCCATTGTTTGAAAGTCTAAAGCTGAGTGTCTTCTTTTATTATGCCAGGATTCTATCCATTTAAACAAGGATTTGTAAGTGAATTTCCAGGTGAATAACTAACAATAATTTTGTTTGCTCAAAAACATTTGGCCTTATCTGCAAATGCAGCAGTTAATATCTATCATAAATTTGCAACCGGTAAAACAATATGTTTTTTACATTGAATTTAGTCGAAAATCGCCACTATTTAAAAATCTAACCAACAATACATTACCTTTTCGTTCATCAAAATTAACTCGTAAGATTTGCATATAACAAAGCTTACAGCTACATTTGGGTTATACAAAAACGAGTTCATTGAGAGAGAAAAAATATTTTCCGCATTAATCAATAAATTGGTAAACTCAACAGAAAAAATTTAACCGAGTAAGCTCTTTATGGTTGTAAAAGCAGGCCTTGTAGTCCCGATTTATCGGGATGAGTCTTCGGACCGGTGGAAGTTTGATCAGCCGGGCGCTCAAATCCTGTTATACAGGGGTTTTCACAATGGATTAGTGCGGATTTTTTTTGTCTTTACGCGAACCTTCTCACAAACACCAACAATACCATTAATACACTTATAAACACCGAAGTACGAGCGATATAATCGCCATGTTTTACATAGAAAGTAAGTGCCTCATTTTTGTTGATCGATCCGGCAATTGCAGCTTCCTGCCACCAGTTTGTTGCTTGCAAAACATCGCCACGCTGGTTAATAAAACACGACGTTCCGGTGTTTGCCGACCGTGCAATACTGCGCCGCGTTTCAACTGCCCGCAATTGCGAAAACAACAGGTGCTGTTTATAGCCGCGTGAATTTTTCCACCAGCCATCGTTAGTGATTACAAAAATTACATCGGCCCCTTTTTTTACGTAATCAGCCACATCTTCGCCAAACACCGATTCGAAACAAATTACCGGCGCTATCACCGCTTTTTCGGCTACCAGGTTTGAGGCTTCAATTTGTCTCCCCAGCGATCCGGAAGCACCTCCCAAATCAATGTAGTTGTTTTTCAGAAAGGAGAAATACTTTTGAAATGGCACCTTTTCAACTCCGGCAACCAATTTCGATTTATGGTAAATCTGCACCTCTCTGGCTTGGCTTAAAAGCATTGCCGTGTTGTAGCGGTCGTAAATTATGCCATTGTTATGCTGTGCCGTGTAAGTGATATCTTCTTCATTGTCGTACACTTCATACGATGAAACCCCGAACACCATTTCAGTGTTTTCGTATTGCTGAAGAAAGTTCTGCAGACGATTTAAAAATACGTTCGAATCAAGTGTCGCTTCATTCCAAAGCGTTTGATGTTCAAACAAGGTTTCCGGGCCAACAATAAAGTCAGTACTATCGGTTGTTACTTCGGCGGCCAAACGCAGAAAATCATCCAGTTTTTGAGTTTCTGCTTCCATGTCAAACTTTTCATTATACGGATCGACATTGGGCTGTACGATGGCAACGTTTATTGGATTTTCTTTTTCCTTGTATGAAGAATACAACTGAAACGAAATGATTAACGGAACGACCAATAATACCAGTAATACAGTTGAACTGGTAATCGTTTTTTTCAATGGACTTTTTAGCTGAATATTCTGCAAAAGCTGAAACAGGAAGAGATTCAACAGCAGAATCCATAAAGACCCGCCAAAAGTTCCCGAATATTCATACCACTGAATGATTTTTACAGGATTGGCCAATACACTTCCCAATTGCAGGCAAGGCCATTCAATGTCCCATTTAAACTGCAGGTATTCGAGTGAAATTATAAATACTACCAGCGAAATATAACCCAGCGGCGACGATAATTTTCCTCGAATAGAATGAGCCGCCCACCAGACCAACGACATCAAAAAAGCGTTGAAAATCATGGCAGATCCCACTCCAACCAACGAAACTTTTGTCATCCACCACGAAGCCAAAACATTCCAAATGAGAGCAGCAAGAAATACATGGCCCCACAACGACACGGGCGGAAAACCTTCTTTATATTTGAAAAAGAAATTTTCGAGGTAAAGCAGCGGAATAAACGCAACAAAAAGTACCCACCCGGGAAATCCAAGCCAGGGCAAACTTAATAATACACCGCCACTAACAGAAAGTAACAGCCTGTGAAATCGTTTCATAGGCAAATGAATTTTTATAGCAGATCGGAATAAACAGCTTTTTTATTCCTTTTTGATTTTTCGAAAACAAAATCAACCTTTCCAACCACAAGACCACCCCACCAGGCTTGATTTACGATTACAGGTTGTCCGAGTTTATTCTTTTCTTCCAACGGTTTTTCAAGGTACGAGTGTGTGTGTCCGCCGATAATCAAATCGGTGTACGATGTTTCAGCAGCAAGATCCATATCGCTTACCTTGTTTTCGCGGTAGCGTAATCCTAAATGAGAAAGACAAATTACCAAATCGCACTTCTTGTCATTTCGCAGGAAACTTTCCATTCTCTGTGCAACAACCAGCGGATCGTTATAAACTGTTGCTCCGTAATTCTTCTTCCCAACAAGATTTTCTAATTCGATACCTACTCCGTAAATTCCGATTTTTACTCCGTCGCGCTTAAAAATCTTATACTCCGGAAAACTTCCTGATAAAATGGTATCAGAAAAATCGTAATTCGATGAAATGATTGGGAATTCGGCATTTGGCAGCGGATCTTTTATACCCTGCAACCCATTATCAAATTCGTGGTTCCCAATTGTGCTTGCATCGTAACCGGCCTCGCTCATCACCTTCAACATCAACTCCCCTTTAAAGTAGTTAAAGTAGGGCGTTCCCTGAAACATATCGCCGGCGTCGAGCAACAAAGTATTTGGATTTTTTTGACGCTCAAGGGTGGCTAATTTTGCAATTCGTGCTAAACCTCCTTTGTTGGCATATCGTTCGTTGGTACCGCTAAATGGCTCAATATGGCAGTGAATATCGTTGGTGTGCAATATCGATATTGTGGTAAAATCTTCGTGTGCAAATAATTCGTAGGGTACCGCTCCTAAAGTAATCCCGGCTGTTCCGGCGGCAACGTTTCTTATAAATCTTCTTCTGTTCATTATTTTATCCTCCCATCCAGCTTTGGATTAACATGCTGATTATTGGCAGCCAATTCTTCCAGATAATCAATTATCACATCACGTATTTTTTCTCCACTGTTTATAAACTGCTCGTTTTCTGCCAACATTTCAAGTCCATCTCCACCTGCTGCCACATAATCGTTTGTCACTAACCAGTAGTTTTTATTAAAATCCAGTTTCTCTCCTCCTATTTTCACCTCAGTGGCTATATCGTTGGCAATAACCATTTGTGTTCCTCCAACACTTCCACCTCCATGATCGGCAACATAATCCAAAAAAGCCTTCATTTTTTCGCCTTTCAACTCTAAAAATACCAATTCATTCTCGAAAGGCATTAACTCAAAAATATTTCCAACGGTAATTTCCCCTTTCGGAAGTGTTGAACGTATGCCGCCGTAATTAAAAAATGACACGGCAGGCGTAAGATTCAATTGATGATCGTTGGCCACTACTGCTCCTTGCTCCAGTAATAAGTCGGCCAAAAAGTTAGTCAACAGACTTTCCGGTTTGCCTTTACCCAATTCATTATCAGAGATGGCAAGCACCCGGTTCATATCTTTTTCAAGTATGTTTTTATATGGAGCATAAAGCTTTACAATAGTACTATCCATTGTTCCAACCTCTTCTGAGACAGAAACATTCTCGATTTCATAACTTTTTTGAACAAACTGTGTTTTACACGAAAAAGTGAATAAGAGGCAAGTTATTAACAACAGGTAGCTGATAGTTTGTCGCATAAATAAATTATAATTTTTTCCGTTAATCCTATTTTAGCATTAATGTTGTACAAGGAAACAAAATAGTAGAAAACATGTTCGTGTCAAACTTACATATAAAATCATTTATCAAAATATTTTTAATATTTTTTTTAGTAACATTTCTTGTTCCTGTAAACAGTTGGTCGCAATCAAAAGAGGTTGTTGCACTTAAAGGTGATGGAATTTATCGTTTGCTAACCCGATACGGTTTGTCATCGGCTCAATATATGGATGATTTTATAGCTTTAAACAAAAGTAATCTGGGAAGGAATAATTCCTTACTGGCAGGTGTAAAATATAAACTTCCTGATACGGCAAAATTACCGGCCACCAGCGCTGCTACAAGTATTACCCCATCAAAAGGAACCGGAAAAATGGTTCACTACGATATATTTGGCAGCAAATATGCCGATATTGAAATTAAAAGTAACGACCTAAAAGGAGCTGTGTACTACCTGGTTGGCGGACATGGTGGCCCTGACCCCGGTGCTGTTGGAAAATATAATGGCTACCACGTTTATGAAGATGAATATGCTTATGATGTTACCTTGCGCCTGGCAAAGAATCTCATTGCCGAGGGAGCCACGGTTTACTTAATCACCCGTGACAAAAACGACGGAATTCGTGATGACTACAGCCTAAAAGCCGATAAAGACGAAGTTTGTTATCCGAACTTACAGATTCCGTTGAATCAAACCCGGCGCCTCCGCCAACGCACCGAAGCGGTTAATAATCTCTACAAAAAGCATAAAGGATCCTTTCAGCGAATGATTGCTGTACATGTCGATTCAAGATCGAGAAACGAAAATATTGATATCTTTTTTTATCACGACAAACGCAGCGAAACCGGAGAAAAAGCATGTAAAATTCTTCGAGACACGATTGAGAAAAAATACCATGAACATCAGCCCAATCGCGGTTACACCGGAACTGTATCAACCCGAAATTTATACGTGGTGAGAAATACCTGGCCTACTGCCGTTTTTATTGAATTGGGCAACATGAATCACCAGCGCGATGTAAAACGTTTGGTAATCCCCAGTAATCGTCAAGCGGTCGCCAACTGGTTAACATTTGGTTTAATAACCGACTATAAAACCAATAAATAAACCCGCTTTTTCCTACTCAACTTAAATCCCAACCATTTGTTATGCTTGTGTGAAGCAAAAACAAATGATACTGCTTTTCGACGGTGTTTGTAATCTCTGCAATTCAGCCGTTGATCTAATACTTAAAAAAGCCCGTGAGAGCCATTTTAAGCTTATTCCGCTGCAATCGGATGAAGGACAACAATTGTTAAAGGAGTTTGATTTGCCGCTTGAGATTAACACCGTGGTGCTCATTCAAAACAATCAGGTATTTTCTGAATCGGAAGCAATACTTGAAATCTGCACGCACCTAAAAGCTCCGTGGAGCTGGCTGGCAGTATTTAAAATGCTACCAAAAAGCTGGCGCGACAAATTATATCGTTTTGTGGCCAATAACCGTTACAAATGGTTTGGGAAACGAACCAGCTGCCGTAGTTTCTAACGCATAAACTCCTTCCCTGCATCTATAATTACCTCGCGAGTATAATATATTGCCCTGCGAGCTATAATTAATAGCTTGCGAGCTATGTTTACCAGGGTGCGAGCTATAATTATAAGGGTGCGAGTATATAATATCGACGTGCGAGTCTAGCTCGCTACCGTTTTATTGCGGCTCGCATGTGTTTATTTATTGCTCGCACGCTATTATTTGTACCTCGCGTGCTTATATTTTATACTCGCAAGGCATTTTCACTAGCTCGCAGCCCTGTTTTTATAGCAGGAGTATCTGAAAATCAAAAAAGATTGGCTACTATGTGTTGGGGGAATGAACGAAAAGCTTGTTTAGAAATCAAAATCGCCGTTTTCGAAATCGCGGTACAGTTTCGACAGATCACCTAACCATTTACTGATTCGTTTTATGGCCTCCAGGGTATCAATTGAAATATCTTTTTGTTGCATTTTAAGCAGCAGAAAACCGTAAACAGCGGTAATTCCCAGGTCGACATCGTTTTTAGCCTCCGGGTTTTTCTCTTTCAATTCCGACACCAGCCCCGCAACGGTTTTATAAGTTTGCACGTACATTCCGTCTTTCGAGGTTTCCATCAGCTTTAAATGAAAATCGTTCACATCCGAAACCAGGTTTGTAAGAAACTGAAGATGCCCTTTCTCCCTGATCTGTTCTTTATCCATCATTAGCACCAAATTGGCATACCAGTCGGTTATGGTAGCTTTTGTTTTATCATCGGCTTTGTAGCTGGATACCAAACGCTCTTCAATAAGCTCCATATCCATTTTAAAAGCCCTGATCATGTCTTCAATTTGATACAAATACAAAATGTATTCGGCAATATTCTCTTTTCGTTTTTGTTTTGCTACAAGCATAATTATTGTTTTTTGTTTCGAGCTGCGAGCCGCGAGTTACGAGTATCTAAAATCAAGTATCCAGTATCAATCTCCATCAATTTCACCTTCACAAAGTCTAAGTGCTCAAATTCTCTTGTCAATCTTAAACTCACTCTTGTTCATTCTCACCACTCAAAAAAGTCATCCATATCACGGCGATCTTTTTTGGTTGGGCGCCCGGTGCCTTTTTCACGTACACTCCAGCGCATGTGTTTTTGCATCTCGAGCAATTCTATTTCCTCAGGCGGCGTTACATCCTCAGCAAAATCAGTAACCAATTTGGCTCCCATTCTTTTTCCCGAAAGCGCCAGCACTTTAAAACTTTTGGTAATTGGCGATTTCCGCACTTTTATAACCTCGCCCACATGTATTTCGCGCGAGGCTTTTACGATGGAATCGCCAATAGTAACATGCCCTTTTTTGCACGCTTCGGTTGCCTGACTGCGGGTTTTAAAAATCCGCACGGCCCACAACCATTTATCAATGCGAACTCCTCCAGCCATCTATTTCTTGTTATGAAAATTCATTGTTCGGTGGACACCAATCGTTCCAAAGCTTTTTATTATTTCAATGGAATCGTCGATCTTAAAAGGCAATTCCTTTTGCTCATCTTTCGACCACTCGCCCAACACATAGTTTACCTGGTGCCCTTTATGGAAATCGTCGCCAATACCAAAACGCAAACGGGCATAATCGTTTCGTCCCAGCACCTGGTTAATGTTTTCGAGCCCATTGTGTCCGCCGGCACCGCCTTTTGCACGTACCCTGAGCGTACCAAACGGCAATGCCAGGTCGTCAACCAGCACGAGCATATTTTTTATATCTATCTTTTCTTTTTGTAACCAGTAATTTACTGCCCGCCCACTCAGGTTCATGTAGGTGGTTGGCTTTAGCAAAATAAACGTTCGGCCTTTGAATTTACATTCAGCCACAAAGCCGTAACGCTTATCGCTAAAACTAATATTGGACGCCTCAGCGAGTGCGTCCAATATTTGAAAGCCAATATTATGGCGAGTATTTTTATATTCTGGTCCTATATTACCGAGTCCGGCAATTAAGTATTTCATCTGTTTTTAGTTTTATTTCAGATGATTCGCCCTGCTTAAGCAAGACTTATTTCACTTGAATATAATTTATTCTTCTGAAGCTTCAGCTCCTTCAGCTGACTCTTCTTCTTCTTCTTCATCACCGATGGCACCAGCAGCAGATCTGGCAGCCCTTGTAATACTAACACCAACGATAACGTTTGATTTAGGATCCAACAACTCAATTCCAGGAATATCCAGGTCAGCCACTTTAATACTTTGACCAATATCAAGTTTTGTTACATCAACATCAATTGTATCAGGTAAATTTGTTGCCAATGCTCTTACACTCAAACGACGAAGAGTAGTATTCAATTTACCACCTTTCTTTATACCTTTTGCAAAACCATCAACTTTTACAGGAATGTTGATTTTTACAGGTTTATCATCTCTAATTTGAAGGAAGTCAACATGAAGCACAACCTCATCAACCGGGTGCCATTGTATGTCCTGCATAATTGCTTTATAAACTTTTCCTTCAAGATCAAGATCAATCAAATATACACTTGGAGTATAAACTAATTGTCTTAATTCGGCAAAAGAAACTGAAAAGTGAATTGGCTCAACGCCACCGTACAATACTGCAGGAGCTTTTTCTTCTGCACGAAGTTTTTTTGCGTCTTTCTTACCAAGAGAACTTCTTAATTCTCCTTTAACTACTACTGATTTCATTTTAAATAATTTACGTTAATAAATATGGTACTCAGTCCTCCCTTCCTGTGGGTCGGGCAAACAGCATGCACATCATTAATGCGTCTGCTTATGGAAAAAGCGGTGCAAAAATAGAAATTATTTATAATATAACGAACTTATTGACTGATTTTTATAAACTCTGCGAATGGCTTCGCCAAA
This is a stretch of genomic DNA from uncultured Draconibacterium sp.. It encodes these proteins:
- a CDS encoding metallophosphatase — protein: MNRRRFIRNVAAGTAGITLGAVPYELFAHEDFTTISILHTNDIHCHIEPFSGTNERYANKGGLARIAKLATLERQKNPNTLLLDAGDMFQGTPYFNYFKGELMLKVMSEAGYDASTIGNHEFDNGLQGIKDPLPNAEFPIISSNYDFSDTILSGSFPEYKIFKRDGVKIGIYGVGIELENLVGKKNYGATVYNDPLVVAQRMESFLRNDKKCDLVICLSHLGLRYRENKVSDMDLAAETSYTDLIIGGHTHSYLEKPLEEKNKLGQPVIVNQAWWGGLVVGKVDFVFEKSKRNKKAVYSDLL
- a CDS encoding 50S ribosomal protein L25/general stress protein Ctc, whose protein sequence is MKSVVVKGELRSSLGKKDAKKLRAEEKAPAVLYGGVEPIHFSVSFAELRQLVYTPSVYLIDLDLEGKVYKAIMQDIQWHPVDEVVLHVDFLQIRDDKPVKINIPVKVDGFAKGIKKGGKLNTTLRRLSVRALATNLPDTIDVDVTKLDIGQSIKVADLDIPGIELLDPKSNVIVGVSITRAARSAAGAIGDEEEEEESAEGAEASEE
- a CDS encoding N-acetylmuramoyl-L-alanine amidase, yielding MFVSNLHIKSFIKIFLIFFLVTFLVPVNSWSQSKEVVALKGDGIYRLLTRYGLSSAQYMDDFIALNKSNLGRNNSLLAGVKYKLPDTAKLPATSAATSITPSKGTGKMVHYDIFGSKYADIEIKSNDLKGAVYYLVGGHGGPDPGAVGKYNGYHVYEDEYAYDVTLRLAKNLIAEGATVYLITRDKNDGIRDDYSLKADKDEVCYPNLQIPLNQTRRLRQRTEAVNNLYKKHKGSFQRMIAVHVDSRSRNENIDIFFYHDKRSETGEKACKILRDTIEKKYHEHQPNRGYTGTVSTRNLYVVRNTWPTAVFIELGNMNHQRDVKRLVIPSNRQAVANWLTFGLITDYKTNK
- the mobC gene encoding conjugal transfer protein MobC — encoded protein: MQNEDDVRALAKIIELIRAVSILISIFHIYWFCYEILVEFHATVGIIDKILLNFQKYTEIFSMPIWSKLASFVLLAISCLGIRGVKTEKVTWTKITIFLVFGLGFYFLNGFMLKLQTSLLAKSILYILSLSIGYVLLLKSGLWMSRLLKNNLMQDVFNDENESFMQEMQLMENEYSVNLPTRFKHKGTNYDGWINVVNPFRASIVLGTPGSGKSYAIVNNYIRQQIQKGFSMYIYDFKFDDLSVIAYNTLLKNINRYDVPPKFYVINFDNPERSHRCNPIAPEFMTDIADAYESAYTIMLNLNKTWIQKQGDFFVESPIILLAAIIWYLKIYKNGKYCTFPHAVEFLNKKYADIFTILTSYPELENYLSPFMDAWEGGAQDQLQGQIASAKIPLSRMISPQLYWVMSGNDFTLDINNPKEPKILCVGNNPDRQNIYSAALGLYNSRIVKLINKKGQLKSSVIIDELPTIYFRGLDNLIATARSNKVAVCLGFQDFSQLNRDYGDKEAKVVMNTVGNIFSGQVVGETAKTLSERFGKVLQKRQSMTINRQDKSTSINTQMDTLIPASKISNLTQGTFVGAVSDNFDERIEQKIFHAEIVVDNEKVARETKNYKPIPVITNFTDKEGKSQLQQEINFNYSRIKSETAQIVVDELERIKNDPGLGHLIKN
- a CDS encoding RNA-binding S4 domain-containing protein; its protein translation is MAGGVRIDKWLWAVRIFKTRSQATEACKKGHVTIGDSIVKASREIHVGEVIKVRKSPITKSFKVLALSGKRMGAKLVTDFAEDVTPPEEIELLEMQKHMRWSVREKGTGRPTKKDRRDMDDFFEW
- the pth gene encoding aminoacyl-tRNA hydrolase, translated to MKYLIAGLGNIGPEYKNTRHNIGFQILDALAEASNISFSDKRYGFVAECKFKGRTFILLKPTTYMNLSGRAVNYWLQKEKIDIKNMLVLVDDLALPFGTLRVRAKGGAGGHNGLENINQVLGRNDYARLRFGIGDDFHKGHQVNYVLGEWSKDEQKELPFKIDDSIEIIKSFGTIGVHRTMNFHNKK
- a CDS encoding DUF4924 family protein, which translates into the protein MLVAKQKRKENIAEYILYLYQIEDMIRAFKMDMELIEERLVSSYKADDKTKATITDWYANLVLMMDKEQIREKGHLQFLTNLVSDVNDFHLKLMETSKDGMYVQTYKTVAGLVSELKEKNPEAKNDVDLGITAVYGFLLLKMQQKDISIDTLEAIKRISKWLGDLSKLYRDFENGDFDF
- a CDS encoding DCC1-like thiol-disulfide oxidoreductase family protein, whose amino-acid sequence is MILLFDGVCNLCNSAVDLILKKARESHFKLIPLQSDEGQQLLKEFDLPLEINTVVLIQNNQVFSESEAILEICTHLKAPWSWLAVFKMLPKSWRDKLYRFVANNRYKWFGKRTSCRSF
- a CDS encoding 5'-nucleotidase, yielding MRQTISYLLLITCLLFTFSCKTQFVQKSYEIENVSVSEEVGTMDSTIVKLYAPYKNILEKDMNRVLAISDNELGKGKPESLLTNFLADLLLEQGAVVANDHQLNLTPAVSFFNYGGIRSTLPKGEITVGNIFELMPFENELVFLELKGEKMKAFLDYVADHGGGSVGGTQMVIANDIATEVKIGGEKLDFNKNYWLVTNDYVAAGGDGLEMLAENEQFINSGEKIRDVIIDYLEELAANNQHVNPKLDGRIK
- the lnt gene encoding apolipoprotein N-acyltransferase; translation: MKRFHRLLLSVSGGVLLSLPWLGFPGWVLFVAFIPLLYLENFFFKYKEGFPPVSLWGHVFLAALIWNVLASWWMTKVSLVGVGSAMIFNAFLMSLVWWAAHSIRGKLSSPLGYISLVVFIISLEYLQFKWDIEWPCLQLGSVLANPVKIIQWYEYSGTFGGSLWILLLNLFLFQLLQNIQLKSPLKKTITSSTVLLVLLVVPLIISFQLYSSYKEKENPINVAIVQPNVDPYNEKFDMEAETQKLDDFLRLAAEVTTDSTDFIVGPETLFEHQTLWNEATLDSNVFLNRLQNFLQQYENTEMVFGVSSYEVYDNEEDITYTAQHNNGIIYDRYNTAMLLSQAREVQIYHKSKLVAGVEKVPFQKYFSFLKNNYIDLGGASGSLGRQIEASNLVAEKAVIAPVICFESVFGEDVADYVKKGADVIFVITNDGWWKNSRGYKQHLLFSQLRAVETRRSIARSANTGTSCFINQRGDVLQATNWWQEAAIAGSINKNEALTFYVKHGDYIARTSVFISVLMVLLVFVRRFA